One Flavobacterium sp. 90 DNA segment encodes these proteins:
- the kdpB gene encoding potassium-transporting ATPase subunit KdpB — MTTNKSTSLFESKQVKEALVQSFVKLNPKMMIKNPVMFTVEIGTAIMFAVCVSILMGATDQGSFTYNLIVFLILLATLLFANFAEAIAEARGKAQADSLRKTREETPARQILPNGEIKNISSSELKKGDIFVCEAGDLIATDGEIIEGLATIDESAITGESAPVIREAGGDKSSVTGGTKVLSDKIKVIVTSEPGESFLDKMIALVEGASRQKTPNEIALTILLAAFTLIFVIVCVTLKPFADYANAPITIAAFIALFVCLIPTTIGGLLSAIGIAGMDRALRANVITKSGKAVETAGDIDVLLLDKTGTITIGNRKATNFYPAKGVTEEDFIKSAVLSSLADDTPEGKSIVELAGAETANKLSIEGATLIKFTAETRTSGVILKDGTNIRKGAQDAAKNIAKQAGNNFPEDTAQKVIDISSKGGTPLVVIKNDQVQGVIELQDIIKTGMKERFNRLRKMGVKTVMVTGDNPLTAKFIAEAAGVDDFIAEAKPEDKMNYIKNEQNLGKLVAMMGDGTNDAPALAQANVGVAMNSGTQAAKEAGNMVDLDNDPTKLIEIIEIGKQLLMTRGTLTTFSIANDVAKYFAIVPALFITAIPALEGLNIMRLHSPESAILSAVIFNAIIIPILIPLALRGVDYKPIGASAILKRNLLIYGLGGLIVPFIGIKLIDLLVTFFI; from the coding sequence ATTATGTTTGCTGTTTGTGTTTCTATATTAATGGGAGCAACTGACCAAGGTAGTTTTACTTATAATTTAATTGTGTTTTTAATTTTACTAGCAACACTTTTGTTTGCCAATTTCGCAGAGGCAATTGCCGAAGCCAGAGGAAAAGCACAAGCAGATAGTTTAAGAAAAACACGGGAAGAAACTCCGGCAAGACAAATTTTGCCTAACGGAGAAATTAAAAATATCAGTTCATCTGAATTGAAAAAAGGAGATATTTTCGTTTGCGAAGCTGGAGATTTAATTGCAACCGATGGTGAAATTATCGAAGGTTTAGCAACGATTGACGAAAGTGCCATTACGGGAGAAAGTGCTCCTGTAATTCGGGAAGCTGGTGGTGATAAATCATCTGTAACTGGAGGAACAAAAGTATTATCTGATAAAATTAAAGTAATCGTAACCTCTGAACCAGGCGAAAGCTTTCTGGACAAAATGATTGCTTTGGTTGAAGGTGCAAGCCGTCAGAAAACACCAAACGAAATTGCTTTAACGATCTTATTAGCTGCATTTACTTTAATATTCGTGATTGTGTGCGTTACGCTAAAACCGTTTGCCGACTATGCAAATGCACCCATCACGATTGCGGCTTTTATTGCACTATTCGTTTGTTTGATTCCAACTACAATTGGTGGTTTATTATCAGCAATTGGAATTGCGGGAATGGACAGAGCGTTGCGTGCGAACGTAATTACAAAATCAGGAAAAGCGGTTGAAACTGCCGGAGATATTGATGTATTGCTTTTGGATAAAACCGGAACAATCACGATAGGAAACCGAAAAGCAACAAATTTCTACCCTGCAAAAGGTGTTACTGAAGAAGATTTTATAAAATCTGCCGTGTTAAGTTCACTAGCAGATGACACTCCGGAAGGGAAAAGTATCGTGGAACTGGCAGGTGCCGAAACTGCCAATAAATTATCAATTGAAGGTGCTACTTTAATCAAATTTACTGCTGAAACCAGAACTTCCGGAGTTATTTTAAAAGACGGAACTAATATTAGAAAAGGTGCTCAGGATGCTGCAAAAAACATTGCAAAACAAGCCGGAAATAATTTCCCTGAAGATACTGCTCAAAAAGTAATTGATATTTCGTCTAAAGGAGGAACACCATTAGTTGTAATTAAAAATGATCAGGTTCAAGGTGTTATCGAATTGCAGGATATCATTAAAACAGGAATGAAAGAACGTTTTAACCGATTGAGAAAAATGGGTGTAAAAACGGTAATGGTTACCGGAGATAATCCGCTTACGGCGAAATTTATCGCAGAAGCTGCAGGTGTTGATGATTTTATTGCCGAAGCAAAACCTGAAGACAAAATGAATTACATCAAAAACGAACAAAACCTGGGTAAACTTGTTGCCATGATGGGTGACGGAACGAACGATGCTCCTGCCCTTGCTCAAGCCAATGTTGGTGTTGCGATGAACAGCGGAACTCAGGCTGCAAAAGAAGCAGGAAACATGGTCGATCTTGACAATGACCCAACGAAACTAATCGAAATTATCGAAATTGGAAAACAGCTTTTAATGACTCGAGGAACTTTAACTACTTTTTCTATTGCAAATGACGTTGCGAAATATTTTGCTATTGTTCCTGCTCTTTTTATTACTGCGATTCCTGCGCTTGAAGGCTTAAATATCATGCGTTTACATAGTCCTGAAAGTGCGATTTTATCGGCGGTAATTTTTAATGCGATCATTATTCCGATATTGATTCCGTTAGCGTTGAGAGGTGTAGATTATAAACCAATTGGTGCAAGCGCAATCCTAAAAAGAAACCTATTGATTTACGGTTTAGGTGGATTGATTGTCCCTTTTATCGGAATTAAATTAATTGATTTACTCGTAACATTTTTTATTTAG
- a CDS encoding K(+)-transporting ATPase subunit C, giving the protein MKTIFSLVKLTLLTVILFAVIYPLAIYGIAQFAPNHGKGETILVNGKVVGYQKIGQKFDKSNYFWGRPSAVDYNAAGSAGSNKGPSNAEYLALVQKRIDTLLLVHPYLKKSDIPSDMVTASGSGLDPNISPQGALIQVKRVAKERKLSEDKVKALVEANINTAVMGPETVNVLELNVALDELSKKGS; this is encoded by the coding sequence ATGAAAACAATATTTTCACTAGTAAAACTTACACTGCTTACCGTAATATTATTTGCAGTTATTTATCCTCTTGCGATTTACGGAATTGCACAATTTGCTCCTAATCATGGAAAAGGAGAAACTATTTTGGTTAATGGAAAAGTAGTTGGTTACCAAAAGATAGGTCAGAAATTTGATAAGTCGAATTATTTCTGGGGAAGACCATCGGCTGTGGATTATAACGCTGCCGGAAGTGCCGGAAGTAACAAAGGACCAAGTAATGCTGAATATTTAGCTTTGGTTCAAAAAAGAATTGACACTCTTTTACTAGTTCATCCTTATTTAAAAAAATCTGATATTCCATCAGATATGGTGACTGCTTCAGGAAGTGGATTAGATCCTAATATTTCTCCGCAAGGCGCTTTGATTCAGGTGAAACGTGTTGCCAAAGAAAGAAAATTGTCTGAGGATAAAGTAAAAGCTTTGGTTGAAGCAAACATTAATACAGCTGTTATGGGACCTGAAACAGTTAATGTTTTGGAATTGAATGTGGCTTTGGATGAGCTTTCTAAAAAAGGTTCTTAG
- a CDS encoding porin: MKKIILTALIVFGFSNLHAQEESKSPFTFSGYVETYYSYDFGKPEDHTRPNFFYNFNKSNEVNINLGMAKVNYWKENVRGNFALMAGTYAEYNMAAEQGLLKNIYEANVGVKISQSHNLWIDAGIMPAHIGFESAIGKDCQTLTRSILAENSPYYETGVKIGYTSESGKWYLAGMYLNGWQRIEKVKGNQTPAFGTQITYKPSDKVVLNWSTYVGNEQPDIDKKWRYFNNFYGQFKVTDKTNVTAGFDVGSQQAAKNSNKYDTWFSPVLILQYKPTDKIQLAARGEYYSDEKGVIITTGTPNGFKTYGFSANFDYLVTDNVMFRLEARNLSSKDEIFTKDNLPTNTNAFVTSSLAISF; the protein is encoded by the coding sequence ATGAAAAAAATAATACTTACCGCTTTAATCGTTTTTGGTTTTAGCAATTTACATGCACAAGAAGAATCTAAAAGTCCGTTTACATTTTCAGGATATGTAGAGACTTATTATAGTTATGATTTTGGGAAACCAGAAGATCATACACGCCCGAACTTTTTTTACAATTTTAATAAAAGCAATGAAGTGAATATTAATTTAGGTATGGCAAAAGTGAATTATTGGAAAGAGAATGTTCGTGGAAATTTTGCTTTAATGGCGGGAACTTACGCCGAATATAACATGGCGGCGGAACAAGGTTTATTGAAAAATATCTACGAAGCAAATGTTGGTGTTAAGATTTCCCAAAGCCATAATTTATGGATTGATGCGGGAATTATGCCGGCTCACATAGGTTTTGAAAGTGCGATTGGAAAAGATTGTCAGACTTTGACGAGAAGCATTTTGGCTGAAAACTCTCCTTATTATGAAACGGGAGTTAAAATTGGTTACACATCTGAGTCCGGGAAATGGTATCTGGCCGGAATGTACTTGAACGGATGGCAACGTATCGAGAAGGTAAAAGGCAATCAAACGCCAGCTTTTGGAACGCAGATTACTTATAAACCATCAGATAAAGTGGTTTTGAACTGGAGTACTTATGTTGGAAATGAACAACCAGATATTGACAAAAAATGGCGCTATTTTAATAACTTTTATGGGCAATTTAAAGTAACGGATAAAACAAATGTTACGGCTGGTTTTGATGTTGGATCGCAACAAGCGGCTAAAAACAGTAATAAATATGATACTTGGTTTTCGCCAGTTTTGATTCTGCAATACAAACCTACTGATAAAATTCAGCTTGCAGCTCGTGGTGAATATTATAGTGATGAAAAAGGAGTCATTATTACAACAGGAACTCCAAATGGTTTTAAAACTTACGGATTTTCAGCTAACTTTGATTACTTAGTTACTGATAATGTAATGTTTAGATTAGAAGCAAGGAATCTTTCTAGTAAAGATGAAATATTTACAAAAGACAATCTGCCTACGAATACAAATGCGTTTGTAACGTCTTCGCTGGCGATCTCATTCTAG
- a CDS encoding universal stress protein yields MKEEKENNAQHFLDLIQKSRKGKFKVYIGMSAGVGKTYRMLQEAHSLLKNGIDVKIGYIETHMRKETHELLSGLPVIPRRTIFYKGKELEELDVQAIINLRPEVVIVDELAHTNVEGSKNEKRWQDVLEILEAGINVISAVNIQHIESLNEDVKRITGIDVQERIPDNVLRLADEVVNIDLTSEDLIARLKEGKIYTPDKIQTALANFFKSDQILQLRELALKEVASQVVRKVENEVPQLHALRHEKLLACISSNDKTAKIVIRKAARLASYYNGSWYVLYVETPQESSTKIALDKQRHLINNFKLAVQLGAEVIKIEHKNIADAILIAAEEKQITTVCIGKPHFNLFKVILATTIFRRLLNRLSLSNVDLVILS; encoded by the coding sequence ATGAAAGAAGAAAAAGAAAATAACGCACAGCACTTTCTCGATTTAATTCAGAAATCACGAAAAGGAAAGTTTAAAGTCTATATTGGGATGAGCGCCGGTGTGGGGAAAACTTATCGGATGTTACAAGAAGCACATTCGTTGTTGAAGAACGGAATTGATGTGAAAATTGGCTACATCGAAACACATATGCGAAAGGAAACGCATGAACTTTTATCTGGTTTGCCCGTAATTCCGCGGCGAACCATTTTCTATAAAGGGAAAGAGCTGGAAGAACTCGATGTTCAGGCAATTATAAACCTTAGACCTGAAGTGGTAATTGTTGATGAATTAGCGCACACGAATGTTGAAGGAAGCAAAAATGAAAAACGCTGGCAGGATGTTCTGGAAATTCTGGAAGCGGGAATCAATGTGATTTCGGCAGTGAATATTCAGCATATTGAGAGTTTAAATGAAGATGTAAAACGCATTACAGGGATTGATGTTCAGGAACGGATTCCGGATAATGTTTTAAGATTGGCAGATGAAGTCGTAAATATCGATTTGACTTCTGAAGATTTGATTGCCCGTTTGAAAGAAGGGAAAATTTATACGCCGGACAAAATTCAGACGGCTTTGGCAAACTTCTTTAAGTCTGATCAGATTTTACAATTGCGTGAATTGGCTCTGAAAGAAGTAGCAAGTCAAGTGGTTCGAAAAGTTGAAAATGAAGTGCCTCAGCTACATGCTTTAAGACACGAAAAACTTTTGGCGTGTATTAGCAGTAATGATAAAACAGCTAAAATTGTGATTAGAAAAGCGGCTCGTCTGGCGAGTTATTACAACGGATCCTGGTATGTTTTGTATGTAGAAACTCCGCAGGAAAGCAGTACTAAAATTGCGTTGGACAAACAACGTCATTTGATTAATAACTTTAAACTTGCAGTGCAACTAGGTGCAGAAGTCATTAAAATTGAACATAAAAATATTGCAGATGCAATTTTGATCGCCGCCGAAGAAAAACAAATTACAACTGTTTGCATCGGTAAACCGCATTTTAATTTATTTAAAGTAATTTTGGCTACGACGATTTTCAGGCGTTTATTAAATCGTCTTTCTTTATCGAATGTTGACCTTGTTATTCTGTCTTAA
- a CDS encoding ATP-binding protein, whose translation MRIKTKLNLGVGLLFLLIIILTLVSAFYIFSIKKDTENILKANYNTLEYSRNMLLSLDEITTNKENAIVTFKENLQKQTQNVTEEGEKKGTDSLKKNFALLEKNSSDESLKMQIRQDIFEIMKLNMNAIKKKSDIAKHTAETANLWIAIVGTLCFLIAFNLLINLPNNIANPIKELTLSIKEIANKNYSERVHFTNHNEYGDLAKSFNTMAQKLEEYNNSNLYKLFFEKKRLETLINNMHDPIIGLDHEGIILFVNDEALKIIGMKSEDVIGKSASTLALSNDLIRSLILKEVATDSQKKQPLKIFANGKESYFDKETINITITPTGEEKEINIGDVIILRNITLFKELDFAKTNFIATVSHELKTPIASIKLSLQLLQNTKTGDMNDDQKQLVESIKDDSQRLLKITGELLNLSQLETGNIQLNIEKSNPYAIVNYATEAVKVQADQKQIKLIIDADENLQNVKADSEKTGWVLINYLSNAITYSSEKSTIIIKLKEEKDQIIFQVIDTGKGIDARYKDKVFDKYFQIPGSQKSGTGLGLAISKEFIEAQNGNIGVESNLGLGSTFWFSLKV comes from the coding sequence ATGAGAATTAAAACTAAATTGAATCTGGGAGTTGGGTTATTATTTTTACTAATAATAATACTCACATTGGTGAGTGCCTTTTATATTTTCTCAATAAAAAAAGACACGGAGAATATTCTGAAAGCAAATTATAATACGCTTGAATATTCCAGAAATATGCTTTTGTCTTTGGACGAAATTACTACTAATAAAGAAAATGCGATTGTTACTTTTAAAGAAAACCTTCAGAAGCAAACACAAAATGTTACTGAAGAAGGTGAAAAAAAAGGAACCGATAGTCTTAAGAAAAACTTTGCTCTTTTAGAAAAAAACAGCTCTGATGAGTCTTTAAAAATGCAAATCAGACAAGACATTTTTGAGATTATGAAACTCAATATGAATGCCATAAAGAAAAAAAGTGATATCGCTAAACATACCGCAGAAACCGCCAATTTATGGATTGCTATTGTTGGAACTTTATGCTTTCTGATTGCTTTTAATTTACTGATTAATTTGCCTAATAATATTGCCAACCCTATTAAGGAGTTGACGTTGAGTATTAAGGAAATTGCCAATAAAAATTATTCAGAACGAGTTCATTTTACCAATCATAACGAATATGGAGATTTGGCAAAATCGTTTAATACAATGGCGCAAAAACTAGAGGAATATAATAATAGTAATTTATACAAATTGTTCTTCGAGAAAAAACGCCTGGAAACACTTATCAATAACATGCACGATCCTATTATTGGATTGGATCATGAAGGAATTATTTTGTTTGTGAACGATGAAGCGCTGAAAATTATCGGAATGAAATCTGAAGATGTTATAGGGAAATCGGCTTCTACTCTTGCTTTGTCAAATGATTTAATTCGGTCTTTGATTTTGAAAGAAGTAGCAACTGATTCTCAGAAAAAACAGCCTTTGAAAATTTTTGCTAACGGAAAAGAAAGTTATTTTGATAAAGAAACTATCAATATCACCATAACACCAACTGGAGAAGAAAAAGAAATCAATATTGGCGATGTAATTATTTTGCGAAATATTACCTTATTTAAAGAACTTGATTTTGCGAAAACTAATTTTATTGCCACAGTTTCACACGAATTAAAAACACCAATCGCTTCTATAAAACTAAGTCTTCAATTGCTTCAAAATACCAAAACAGGTGATATGAATGATGATCAAAAGCAATTGGTTGAAAGTATTAAAGATGATAGTCAAAGGTTATTGAAAATCACAGGCGAATTGCTGAATTTATCACAATTAGAAACCGGAAATATTCAGTTAAATATCGAAAAAAGTAATCCGTACGCTATTGTAAATTATGCTACTGAAGCTGTAAAAGTTCAAGCAGACCAAAAGCAAATTAAACTTATTATTGATGCTGACGAAAATCTCCAAAATGTAAAAGCCGACAGTGAAAAAACAGGTTGGGTTTTGATTAATTATCTATCGAATGCAATTACTTATTCTTCTGAAAAAAGTACGATTATCATTAAATTAAAAGAAGAAAAGGATCAAATTATATTTCAGGTAATCGATACCGGAAAAGGAATTGACGCGAGATATAAAGACAAAGTTTTTGATAAATATTTCCAGATTCCCGGAAGTCAAAAATCAGGAACGGGATTAGGATTAGCAATCAGCAAAGAATTTATCGAGGCCCAAAATGGTAATATTGGCGTTGAAAGCAATTTAGGTTTGGGAAGTACATTCTGGTTTTCATTGAAAGTTTAA
- a CDS encoding phosphatase PAP2 family protein: MFYKTISLVFLFVFFSANAQQNDSITKVDSTSHNLKFNYKQLIIPGVLIGYGVIGIGNDQLLSFNHQIQSEVTEDIDNKITIDDFSQYAPAASVYALNAFGVKGKNNMRDRSVIFVTSYVIMASTVLGLKSLVHEERPDGSSNNSFPSGHTATAFAGAEFLWQEYKDKSIWYGIAGYAVATGTGLFRIYNNRHWLTDVAAGAGIGILSTKLAYWMNPYITRKLFKSSSESKSTSMVMPFYNGQQYGLGFVKVF, from the coding sequence ATGTTTTACAAAACGATTTCTCTGGTATTTCTATTTGTTTTTTTTAGTGCAAATGCGCAACAAAATGACTCGATAACCAAAGTTGACAGTACTTCACATAACTTGAAATTCAATTACAAACAATTAATTATTCCGGGTGTATTAATTGGTTATGGTGTAATTGGAATTGGAAACGATCAGCTTTTAAGTTTCAACCATCAAATCCAGAGTGAAGTTACTGAGGACATTGACAACAAAATCACTATTGATGATTTCTCTCAATACGCGCCCGCAGCTTCTGTTTATGCTTTGAATGCTTTTGGAGTAAAAGGCAAGAACAATATGCGTGATCGTTCTGTGATATTTGTGACTTCGTATGTTATTATGGCTTCAACGGTTTTAGGTTTAAAATCGCTTGTGCATGAAGAACGCCCAGACGGAAGTTCGAATAACTCTTTCCCTTCCGGACATACTGCAACGGCTTTTGCCGGAGCTGAGTTTTTATGGCAAGAATACAAAGACAAATCCATTTGGTACGGAATTGCGGGTTATGCCGTTGCAACCGGAACCGGATTATTTAGAATTTACAACAATCGCCATTGGTTAACAGATGTTGCAGCGGGAGCCGGAATAGGGATTTTGAGTACTAAATTGGCGTATTGGATGAATCCGTATATCACCAGAAAACTTTTTAAATCATCATCTGAAAGTAAATCAACTTCTATGGTAATGCCTTTTTATAATGGACAACAATATGGATTGGGATTTGTGAAGGTTTTTTAG
- a CDS encoding LexA family transcriptional regulator, which produces MSLFSDNIRALRVKHKISQEKLAENLRITRGRYVKYEDGTSEAPYDILKQIALYFHMSIDLLLSVDIRKINIENLIKLEGNRLILPIQVDSFGENYIEIVSQKAKAGYLNGYADPEYIESLQQVSLPFLGPGKHRGFPVEGDSMPPHEDGSIIIGRYVERLGEVMDGRTYILITKNEGMVYKRLNKNKKNALVLESDNRFYPNYEVKASDILEIWEYECSIGRSDKRHEVTESQSMKDLLLEVKREVMEIKNNTANT; this is translated from the coding sequence ATGTCCTTATTTTCAGATAACATCAGAGCATTGAGGGTTAAGCATAAAATATCTCAGGAGAAATTAGCTGAAAACCTTAGAATTACCCGAGGAAGATACGTTAAATACGAAGATGGAACCTCCGAAGCGCCATATGATATTTTAAAGCAAATTGCTTTATATTTTCATATGAGTATTGATTTATTACTGTCTGTCGATATACGAAAGATAAACATTGAAAACCTGATAAAATTAGAAGGCAACCGACTAATCTTACCGATACAAGTAGATAGTTTTGGAGAGAATTATATTGAAATTGTATCTCAAAAAGCAAAAGCAGGATATCTAAACGGATATGCTGATCCGGAATATATTGAAAGTCTGCAACAAGTTTCTCTTCCGTTTTTAGGACCTGGAAAACACCGCGGATTTCCTGTAGAAGGCGATTCGATGCCACCACACGAAGATGGATCTATAATTATTGGTCGTTATGTAGAAAGGCTGGGAGAGGTGATGGATGGTAGAACGTATATCCTGATTACCAAAAATGAAGGAATGGTATACAAACGTCTTAATAAGAATAAAAAGAATGCTTTGGTTTTGGAATCAGACAATCGTTTTTATCCAAATTATGAAGTGAAAGCTTCAGATATTCTTGAAATTTGGGAATACGAATGCAGCATTGGCCGAAGCGATAAACGACATGAAGTAACAGAATCTCAAAGTATGAAAGATTTACTTCTGGAAGTAAAACGAGAAGTTATGGAGATAAAAAATAATACTGCGAATACTTAA
- the dinB gene encoding DNA polymerase IV, with product MARAIVHMDLDTFFVSCERLTNSQLDGIPLIIGGGDRGVVASCSYEARRFGVRSAMPIHMAIKLCPQAKIIKGDMELYSQLSHNVTQVIQEKAPIMEKASIDEFYLDITGMDKFHGSYKWTDELAQSVIRETGLPISFSLSINKTVSKIATGEGKPKGNLEIPENGVQAFLNPLSIQKIPMVGNVTFQLLSRIGVRTIQTLSEMPAEVLQQMIGKNGLDIWKKANGIDHTPVEPYTERKSISTEHTFSQDTIDIEKLKRILIGMVEKLAFQLRSEQWLTSTITVKIRYANFDTETKQCKIAYTSADHILTKNVMELFEKVYQRRMRLRLIGIRFSGLVRGTYQIDLFEDTEEMLSLYAAMDKMKSRYGFDAVMRCAGAHFKPNNKDEILKRNK from the coding sequence ATGGCACGGGCAATTGTACACATGGATTTGGATACTTTTTTTGTATCCTGCGAAAGGTTAACTAACTCACAATTAGACGGAATTCCGCTAATTATTGGAGGCGGTGATCGTGGTGTTGTGGCCTCTTGTTCGTATGAAGCCAGACGTTTTGGAGTACGCTCAGCAATGCCTATTCATATGGCGATAAAACTTTGTCCGCAGGCGAAAATTATTAAAGGTGATATGGAATTATATTCGCAATTGTCGCATAATGTTACGCAGGTTATTCAGGAAAAAGCACCGATAATGGAGAAAGCCAGTATCGATGAATTCTATCTTGATATTACCGGAATGGACAAATTTCACGGTAGTTATAAATGGACTGATGAATTGGCTCAATCTGTAATTAGAGAAACCGGATTGCCTATTAGTTTTTCGTTATCTATTAATAAAACAGTTTCTAAAATTGCAACCGGTGAAGGTAAACCAAAAGGGAATTTAGAAATTCCGGAAAATGGCGTTCAGGCATTTTTAAATCCTTTATCGATCCAGAAAATACCAATGGTTGGTAATGTCACTTTTCAGCTTCTGTCAAGGATTGGCGTTCGTACAATTCAGACTTTATCTGAAATGCCAGCCGAAGTTTTACAACAAATGATTGGCAAAAACGGTCTGGATATCTGGAAAAAAGCCAACGGAATCGATCATACGCCCGTAGAACCTTATACAGAAAGAAAATCAATTTCTACTGAGCATACTTTTTCTCAGGATACAATTGATATTGAAAAACTCAAAAGAATACTTATTGGAATGGTCGAAAAATTGGCTTTTCAATTGCGATCAGAACAATGGTTAACTTCAACAATTACCGTTAAAATACGTTACGCCAATTTTGATACTGAAACCAAGCAATGCAAAATAGCATATACCTCGGCAGATCATATTCTGACCAAAAATGTAATGGAACTTTTTGAAAAAGTGTATCAGCGTAGGATGCGATTGCGTTTGATTGGTATTCGCTTTAGCGGATTGGTTCGTGGTACCTATCAAATTGATCTTTTTGAAGATACTGAGGAAATGCTTTCGCTTTATGCTGCGATGGATAAAATGAAAAGTCGTTATGGTTTTGATGCCGTAATGCGTTGCGCGGGAGCTCATTTCAAACCGAATAATAAAGACGAAATTTTAAAACGTAACAAATAA